The Virgibacillus sp. MSP4-1 genome has a segment encoding these proteins:
- a CDS encoding proline dehydrogenase family protein has translation MNLRNFFIGLSENKMMNALAKKYGLQLGAQSVVAGTNVEEMIESVKQLNAKGISCTIDSLGEFVSEKESAIQAKNEILEVIEAIHTHHVDAHISLKPTQLGQDIDEEFCLENLREIVNKADQYDIFVNFDMEDYTHLHTAFQLIDRLSQDYTNIGTVIQSYFYEAQDYIEKYKDYRLRLVKGAYKESEDVAYQDKERIDQNLINLIEYHLKYGKFTSIATHDHRIINHVKNFTAMHNIPKEKFEFQMLYGFRNDLQFQLTNEGYNFCTYVPFGTDWYGYFMRRLAERPQNIQLVAKQVFNKKTNTILGIAAGAFLFGRMSKRK, from the coding sequence ATGAATCTGAGAAACTTTTTTATTGGTCTGTCAGAAAACAAAATGATGAATGCGCTTGCAAAAAAGTATGGCCTGCAATTAGGGGCCCAATCAGTCGTAGCTGGAACAAATGTGGAAGAAATGATTGAAAGCGTAAAACAGCTGAATGCCAAGGGAATCTCCTGCACGATTGACAGCTTAGGTGAATTTGTTTCTGAAAAAGAGTCAGCTATCCAGGCAAAAAATGAAATCTTAGAAGTCATTGAAGCGATTCATACCCATCATGTTGATGCACATATTTCTTTAAAACCAACGCAATTAGGTCAGGATATTGACGAAGAGTTTTGTCTGGAAAATTTAAGAGAAATCGTAAATAAAGCCGATCAATACGACATTTTTGTTAATTTTGATATGGAAGATTACACTCATCTCCATACAGCCTTCCAGCTCATCGACAGGCTATCACAGGACTATACAAATATAGGAACGGTGATTCAGTCGTATTTCTATGAAGCACAGGACTATATAGAAAAATATAAAGACTACCGCTTACGCCTGGTAAAAGGGGCTTATAAAGAGTCTGAGGACGTTGCCTATCAGGATAAAGAAAGGATTGATCAAAATTTAATCAACCTGATTGAATATCATCTGAAATACGGAAAATTCACATCTATTGCCACTCATGACCATCGAATCATTAACCATGTCAAAAACTTCACAGCCATGCACAACATCCCAAAAGAAAAGTTTGAATTTCAAATGCTTTACGGCTTTCGGAATGATCTGCAGTTCCAGCTTACAAATGAAGGCTATAACTTCTGTACCTATGTCCCCTTTGGCACAGACTGGTATGGATATTTTATGAGACGATTGGCAGAACGCCCCCAGAATATTCAACTG
- a CDS encoding DsrE/DsrF/DrsH-like family protein: MANTKIAIIAANGGLFDAYKVFNIASVGAASDAEVGIFFTFEGLNLIHKDAHKNLPLPEGKEHFQEGFKNANVPSIEELVSMAQEMGVKMIGCQMTMDVMNLDKDQFVDGVEVGGAASFIDFAKDADMTLTF; the protein is encoded by the coding sequence ATGGCAAACACAAAAATCGCGATTATTGCAGCTAACGGAGGACTATTTGACGCTTATAAGGTATTTAACATTGCATCTGTAGGAGCCGCATCTGATGCAGAGGTAGGAATATTTTTCACATTTGAAGGTTTGAATTTAATTCACAAGGATGCACACAAGAACCTTCCATTACCTGAAGGAAAAGAACACTTTCAGGAAGGATTTAAAAATGCAAACGTACCTTCCATTGAAGAACTTGTGAGCATGGCACAGGAAATGGGTGTCAAAATGATTGGTTGTCAAATGACAATGGACGTTATGAACCTTGATAAAGATCAATTTGTTGATGGTGTTGAAGTAGGCGGAGCAGCTTCATTTATTGATTTCGCCAAAGATGCTGATATGACACTTACATTCTAA
- a CDS encoding sulfurtransferase TusA family protein yields the protein MTIQANETLDATGLSCPMPIVKTKKAITNLSPGQVIEVQATDKGSTADIKAWAENTGHHYLGTTEKGDVLKHYIRKASESESSEETKHEDVVDLEDLRQKVEGDEKISIIDVREPAEYAFGHIPGAKNIPLDQLEEHVDEMDSEEDLHIICRTGNRSDLAAQKLAEKGFKSVKNVVPGMSSWEGPTEKNED from the coding sequence ATGACTATACAAGCAAATGAAACCTTAGATGCAACAGGATTATCATGCCCGATGCCGATTGTGAAAACGAAAAAGGCGATTACGAATCTTAGCCCTGGCCAAGTCATTGAAGTTCAGGCTACGGATAAAGGCTCCACTGCCGATATTAAGGCTTGGGCTGAAAATACCGGTCACCATTACCTTGGAACTACTGAAAAAGGCGATGTGCTTAAACACTACATTCGGAAGGCCAGTGAGTCTGAATCCAGCGAAGAGACAAAGCATGAAGATGTAGTGGATTTGGAAGATCTTCGCCAAAAGGTAGAAGGGGATGAAAAAATTTCAATCATCGATGTTCGGGAGCCTGCGGAATATGCTTTTGGTCATATTCCGGGAGCTAAAAATATCCCATTGGATCAGCTTGAGGAACATGTCGATGAAATGGATTCTGAAGAGGACCTGCACATCATCTGCCGTACAGGGAATCGCAGTGATCTGGCCGCACAGAAGCTTGCAGAAAAAGGTTTTAAATCCGTAAAAAATGTAGTACCGGGCATGTCCAGCTGGGAAGGCCCAACTGAAAAAAATGAAGACTAA
- a CDS encoding patatin family protein: MEHHTGLMLEGGGMRCAYTVGVLDFFMDNNMEFPYVATASAGALIGSSFIAGQRDRNYRILKELGKNPESISFKRMFQKRELFNMEYIFDKVPNKIVPLDFDAFTKAKSQFIIGTTDINTGKPLYYDSFHEKEDLFTIIRASCSLPVLSPSVSYEGLDLMDGGVSNPIPIQPLIDRGIEKNVVILTRNKGYTKKATKLNWLYKRLFKDKPELRRLLQNRHILYNQTMHQLREMEKQNKVFIMQPEAPLSASRIEKSHQKLEQLYIQGYQEAEKNAEALQAFLSSSSDEKTSVPYIEENVPS; encoded by the coding sequence TTGGAACATCATACTGGACTTATGCTGGAAGGTGGAGGCATGAGATGTGCCTATACAGTTGGGGTGCTGGACTTTTTTATGGATAACAACATGGAATTTCCCTATGTAGCAACTGCATCAGCAGGAGCTTTAATCGGAAGCTCATTCATAGCCGGACAAAGGGATCGCAATTATAGAATTCTGAAGGAGTTAGGAAAAAATCCTGAGTCCATTTCTTTTAAACGCATGTTCCAAAAGAGAGAATTATTTAATATGGAGTATATCTTTGATAAAGTCCCCAACAAGATTGTACCTTTGGATTTTGATGCCTTTACCAAGGCAAAATCACAATTTATTATTGGAACCACAGACATAAATACAGGAAAGCCTTTATATTATGATTCATTTCATGAGAAAGAGGATTTATTTACAATTATTCGAGCTTCCTGTTCACTTCCAGTTCTCTCCCCAAGTGTCTCTTATGAAGGCTTGGATCTTATGGATGGCGGGGTATCTAATCCTATCCCTATTCAACCACTCATCGATCGTGGCATAGAAAAAAATGTTGTAATTCTTACTAGAAATAAAGGTTATACCAAAAAAGCTACAAAGCTTAATTGGCTATATAAACGTCTTTTTAAAGACAAACCTGAATTACGAAGGCTCTTACAGAATCGTCATATTCTTTACAACCAGACCATGCATCAGTTAAGAGAGATGGAAAAACAAAATAAGGTATTTATCATGCAGCCTGAAGCCCCTCTGTCAGCCAGTCGTATTGAAAAGAGTCATCAAAAGCTAGAACAGCTTTACATCCAGGGGTATCAGGAAGCAGAAAAGAATGCAGAAGCCTTACAAGCCTTTCTTTCTTCCTCTTCAGATGAAAAGACATCTGTCCCATATATTGAAGAAAATGTACCCTCATAA
- a CDS encoding sulfurtransferase TusA family protein: MEAAKVLDAKGLSCPMPIVKTKKAIEELETGEILEVHATDKGAKNDLTAWAKSGSHEMVDSTEEDDVLKFWIKKG; the protein is encoded by the coding sequence ATGGAAGCAGCAAAAGTATTAGATGCAAAAGGTCTATCCTGTCCAATGCCAATCGTTAAAACCAAAAAAGCGATTGAAGAATTGGAGACTGGGGAAATTTTAGAGGTTCATGCAACAGATAAAGGTGCTAAAAATGATCTGACCGCATGGGCTAAGTCCGGCAGTCATGAAATGGTTGACAGCACTGAAGAAGATGATGTTCTGAAGTTCTGGATTAAAAAAGGTTAA
- a CDS encoding WxL domain-containing protein: protein MLHKFKKLAPVVMVGMLAFGNSVFAATTETSTQLDSGSLDVTSLPATASFDTTTLTGTTDELTTTFTSPLTLKDARGTGAGWILQASAVQLTDNTVDTLGKPLPFGSLSLTLDQSNLTAAVNSGSSVENVAVNAGTHPLDNSDSSKVDLVEALPDFGMGTYDLNFNTDALKLSLNPGTTYKGTYTTTINWNLQASGPSL, encoded by the coding sequence ATGCTTCATAAATTTAAAAAATTAGCTCCAGTTGTAATGGTTGGTATGCTGGCCTTTGGAAATTCAGTGTTTGCAGCAACCACAGAAACGAGTACACAATTAGATAGTGGAAGCTTGGATGTGACAAGCTTACCTGCGACAGCATCCTTTGATACAACGACATTAACAGGAACAACCGATGAACTTACTACAACTTTTACTTCTCCATTAACCCTTAAAGATGCTCGAGGCACAGGTGCTGGATGGATTCTTCAGGCATCAGCTGTTCAATTAACGGATAACACTGTTGATACTCTTGGGAAACCACTTCCATTTGGATCTCTGTCTCTAACATTGGATCAGTCAAACCTGACAGCTGCCGTAAATTCAGGATCATCTGTTGAGAATGTAGCAGTAAACGCAGGAACTCATCCTTTAGATAATAGTGATTCTTCAAAGGTCGATTTAGTAGAAGCCCTTCCTGATTTTGGAATGGGTACGTATGACCTGAATTTTAATACGGATGCTTTAAAGCTGTCCTTAAATCCTGGAACAACTTATAAAGGTACGTATACAACGACGATTAACTGGAACCTGCAGGCATCAGGTCCAAGTCTGTAA
- a CDS encoding MBL fold metallo-hydrolase, whose amino-acid sequence MANSITTKELAQKIVNHEKTMILDVRNTDEFDNWKVEGGNVEVINEPYFNLLDGMDPVAEKLDKGQEIIVICAKGGSSEMVADMMEEEGFTNVYSLEGGMKAWSEHLEPVKIADLNGGGALYQFVRLGKGCLSYFVESNGEAAIIDSNRMTDIYENFAKEKGVEIKHVLDTHLHADHISGGRELADHTGATYYLPPKDATEVTFDYTPLEEGNDLTVGNTTVKVQPLYSPGHTIGSTSFIIDDQYLLTGDILFVRSIGRPDLAGLADDWVGDLRETLYSRYKELSDDLIVLPAHYSFADELGEGGQVSARLGDLYDQNSGLNVNDEEEFRKMVTENLPPQPNDYEDIRKTNMGKISPELDRQKEMETGPNRCAVEG is encoded by the coding sequence TTGGCAAATTCAATTACAACGAAAGAACTTGCGCAAAAAATCGTCAATCATGAAAAAACGATGATTTTGGATGTACGAAATACCGATGAATTTGATAATTGGAAAGTAGAAGGTGGCAACGTAGAGGTCATCAATGAACCCTATTTCAATTTATTAGATGGAATGGACCCTGTTGCTGAGAAATTGGATAAAGGTCAGGAAATCATTGTTATTTGTGCTAAAGGCGGCTCCTCTGAAATGGTTGCCGATATGATGGAAGAAGAAGGATTTACAAATGTATACAGTCTTGAGGGCGGAATGAAAGCCTGGAGTGAACACTTAGAGCCAGTCAAGATTGCTGATTTGAACGGTGGAGGTGCTTTATACCAATTTGTTCGTCTTGGTAAGGGCTGTCTATCCTACTTTGTAGAATCCAATGGCGAAGCAGCTATCATTGATTCCAACCGTATGACGGATATTTATGAAAACTTTGCGAAAGAAAAAGGCGTGGAAATCAAGCATGTTCTGGATACCCACCTGCACGCAGACCATATTTCAGGTGGCCGTGAGCTTGCGGATCACACAGGTGCAACCTATTATCTTCCGCCTAAGGATGCAACGGAAGTAACCTTTGACTATACACCACTTGAAGAAGGGAACGATCTTACAGTTGGAAATACAACTGTGAAGGTTCAACCGTTATATTCTCCAGGTCATACAATTGGAAGTACGTCTTTCATCATTGATGATCAGTACCTATTGACTGGAGATATTCTATTTGTGAGATCCATTGGTCGTCCGGACCTTGCAGGACTTGCAGATGATTGGGTGGGCGATCTTCGTGAAACCCTATATTCACGTTACAAAGAACTATCCGATGACTTAATTGTTCTTCCTGCTCACTACTCCTTTGCAGATGAGCTTGGTGAAGGTGGTCAGGTATCCGCAAGACTCGGCGATCTGTATGATCAAAATTCAGGCTTGAACGTGAATGATGAAGAAGAATTCCGTAAAATGGTGACAGAAAATCTGCCGCCGCAGCCTAATGACTATGAAGATATTCGAAAAACCAATATGGGTAAAATCAGCCCAGAATTAGATAGACAAAAAGAAATGGAGACGGGACCAAACCGTTGTGCCGTTGAAGGCTAA
- a CDS encoding metal-sensitive transcriptional regulator, with product MEYDTQTKNRMKRIEGQVRGLLKMMEEEKECRDVVTQMSAVRNALDRTAALIVSKNLEQCIREEKESEESSEDLIKEAVNLLVKSR from the coding sequence GTGGAATATGACACACAGACAAAGAACCGGATGAAACGAATTGAAGGACAAGTCCGGGGATTATTAAAAATGATGGAAGAAGAAAAAGAATGCCGGGATGTTGTGACGCAAATGTCTGCGGTTAGAAATGCCCTGGACCGGACAGCTGCATTAATTGTCAGTAAGAATCTGGAGCAGTGTATTCGGGAGGAAAAAGAGAGCGAAGAAAGTTCCGAGGATCTTATTAAGGAAGCTGTAAACCTGCTTGTAAAAAGCAGATAA
- a CDS encoding C45 family peptidase, translated as MKQVYTDIFQYRGSHYDFGYQQGEWLKNSPILSKREQQLGSKKERHFKIDRDQVMAAIKTFIPGVLEEIHGLADALEMNMEETLREFGGYYLEYGKSGCSIFAGKDYLIRNYDSHPVSYEGRYMLYQPTDGGYATLGPAMQITGRMDGMNEKGLVMGYNFVHRKKGEDGFICNMIGRIILETCANVEEGIQVLKELPHRHSFNYVLLDSTGKRVVVEASPRSVSYRKSNISTNHFELITEENRYRTDESRERKMNILSQGEELEDGYQAFRMMNDSEQGVFSSKYDAWAGTLHTAAYFPEDMKAAFAIGADRYPVIFDFSKWLKGDRVNVKKVKGQLEPDVPFLNMHE; from the coding sequence TTGAAACAAGTATATACAGACATATTTCAATATAGAGGAAGTCATTATGATTTTGGTTATCAGCAAGGGGAATGGTTAAAGAATTCTCCAATTTTATCGAAAAGAGAACAGCAGCTCGGGTCTAAAAAAGAGCGGCATTTTAAGATTGACCGGGATCAGGTGATGGCTGCAATCAAAACGTTTATTCCCGGTGTTTTGGAAGAGATTCATGGTCTTGCTGATGCGCTGGAGATGAACATGGAAGAAACCCTCCGTGAATTTGGGGGGTATTATTTAGAATATGGAAAGAGCGGTTGTTCAATTTTTGCCGGAAAGGATTATCTGATCCGTAATTACGACAGTCATCCGGTATCCTATGAAGGACGGTATATGCTGTATCAACCGACAGATGGGGGCTATGCGACACTTGGTCCTGCGATGCAGATTACCGGACGCATGGATGGTATGAACGAAAAAGGATTGGTGATGGGCTATAATTTTGTTCATCGAAAAAAGGGTGAGGATGGCTTTATTTGCAATATGATTGGTCGTATCATTTTAGAAACCTGTGCGAATGTGGAGGAAGGGATTCAAGTTCTAAAAGAGCTCCCGCATCGCCACTCGTTTAATTATGTATTGCTGGATTCAACGGGGAAACGCGTTGTAGTTGAGGCCTCTCCCAGAAGTGTATCCTATCGTAAATCAAATATAAGCACCAATCATTTTGAATTAATAACGGAGGAAAATCGGTACCGCACGGATGAGTCCCGGGAAAGAAAAATGAACATCCTTTCACAGGGGGAAGAGCTGGAGGATGGCTACCAGGCCTTCAGAATGATGAATGATTCCGAGCAGGGCGTTTTTTCCTCTAAATATGATGCATGGGCAGGTACCCTTCACACAGCGGCCTATTTTCCCGAAGACATGAAGGCAGCCTTTGCCATAGGGGCGGATCGTTATCCTGTAATTTTTGATTTCTCTAAATGGCTAAAGGGAGATAGGGTGAATGTGAAGAAAGTTAAAGGTCAACTGGAACCGGATGTCCCCTTTTTAAATATGCATGAGTAA
- a CDS encoding WxL protein peptidoglycan domain-containing protein, giving the protein MKRQIFMIIFIFMIIFPIVAQADSAPITVEPILPDQQKQGVKGYYHLELNEGGQVQLQIQVSNQTDESVTVLLTPLNAYSNPAKSTGIQYNEQDTERHQLLNKSLSMKKHLQQKEVDLKADESKTVPFTVDLSGVHEGQWLGAIQVSTLDQADNTQTMTENETNVVIRHQFTYTVPIEIDFNQVPETDFSFGDVRFDYPAGGTELLIEMQNPTTGIVRDIGVTYRLEAANGEVLLDGRMESFGLVPNTSAAVPIKWERSPLGPGEYTLFLEAVYDRKKITDEKKLVINREESEKMEESIAAADEEATNDFSIPVWVIIALGLLLAIIFVFLGVWIGRRRAD; this is encoded by the coding sequence GTGAAGCGGCAAATATTCATGATTATTTTTATATTTATGATTATTTTTCCCATTGTTGCTCAGGCCGATTCTGCCCCAATCACGGTAGAGCCGATTTTGCCTGATCAGCAGAAGCAGGGAGTGAAGGGTTATTATCATTTAGAGCTTAATGAAGGGGGACAGGTGCAGCTTCAGATTCAGGTATCCAATCAAACGGATGAGTCTGTGACGGTATTGCTTACTCCTTTAAATGCATATTCGAACCCGGCTAAATCAACAGGGATCCAATACAACGAACAGGATACAGAAAGACATCAACTGCTAAATAAGTCATTATCCATGAAAAAACATCTTCAGCAGAAAGAAGTGGACTTGAAGGCTGACGAGTCGAAAACTGTACCTTTTACCGTGGATTTATCAGGGGTTCATGAGGGACAATGGTTAGGGGCCATACAAGTTTCAACGTTGGATCAAGCCGACAATACCCAGACTATGACAGAAAATGAGACAAATGTGGTGATTAGACATCAATTCACCTATACCGTTCCGATAGAGATTGATTTTAACCAAGTACCAGAAACGGATTTTTCCTTTGGCGATGTACGTTTTGATTACCCGGCAGGTGGTACGGAGCTTCTTATTGAAATGCAGAACCCAACAACAGGAATCGTCCGAGATATAGGGGTTACCTACAGGCTTGAGGCTGCAAATGGTGAGGTCCTATTAGATGGACGTATGGAATCATTCGGCTTGGTTCCGAACACCTCGGCTGCCGTTCCAATTAAGTGGGAACGCTCCCCATTAGGACCTGGGGAATACACATTATTTCTGGAAGCTGTATATGATCGGAAAAAAATTACCGATGAAAAAAAGCTTGTCATCAATCGGGAAGAATCAGAAAAAATGGAAGAAAGTATAGCTGCTGCTGATGAAGAAGCAACAAATGATTTTTCTATACCTGTGTGGGTAATTATAGCTCTTGGACTGCTTTTAGCGATTATATTCGTATTTCTCGGCGTTTGGATAGGAAGGAGAAGAGCGGATTAA
- a CDS encoding rhodanese-like domain-containing protein, protein MKEIQPKELAKKLKSGEDVNVIDVREDDEVAQGKIPGAKHIPLGQVPDRLNELDKNEHYYMVCRSGGRSGRACEILKSEGFDVTNMSGGMLAWEDETE, encoded by the coding sequence ATGAAGGAAATTCAACCAAAGGAACTGGCAAAAAAATTAAAATCAGGTGAGGACGTCAATGTGATTGATGTTCGTGAAGATGATGAGGTTGCACAAGGTAAAATCCCTGGTGCAAAACATATTCCGCTGGGTCAAGTTCCAGATCGTTTAAATGAGCTGGATAAAAATGAACATTACTACATGGTCTGCCGTTCTGGTGGCAGAAGCGGAAGAGCCTGTGAAATTCTGAAATCTGAAGGCTTTGATGTAACAAATATGAGTGGCGGAATGCTTGCCTGGGAAGATGAAACTGAATAA
- the thiM gene encoding hydroxyethylthiazole kinase: protein MFEKLTRLRKKQPLVHNITNVVVTNFTANGLYALGASPVMAYAKEEVAEMARISGAVVLNIGTLTKDQVDAMLMAGKSANDHGVPVVLDPVGAGATTYRTQTAISILEEIDVTLVRGNAGEISNIAGEQIRMKGVDGGDIEANTIELAQKAAQLFECTVVITGETDVISDGMETCTVSNGDPLLTQVTGTGCLLSSVLGAFLAVDGDIVRTAAAGVSLYGIAAEKAAGKCARNEPGRFQMEFLNELAKLTESDKSVAKIKQLTEEGHHDRI, encoded by the coding sequence ATGTTTGAAAAGCTTACAAGATTAAGAAAGAAACAGCCTTTAGTGCATAACATTACAAATGTTGTGGTTACCAACTTTACGGCTAACGGTCTGTATGCTCTGGGGGCATCTCCAGTCATGGCTTATGCTAAAGAGGAAGTGGCTGAAATGGCGAGGATATCTGGGGCTGTTGTATTAAATATTGGAACCTTAACGAAAGATCAGGTCGATGCCATGTTGATGGCAGGAAAATCGGCCAACGATCATGGAGTGCCGGTTGTACTTGATCCTGTAGGTGCTGGTGCAACCACTTACCGTACCCAAACAGCAATAAGCATATTAGAAGAGATTGATGTCACTCTTGTTCGTGGGAATGCAGGTGAAATTTCCAATATAGCCGGCGAACAGATAAGGATGAAAGGTGTAGATGGAGGAGATATCGAAGCCAACACAATTGAATTAGCACAGAAGGCAGCTCAATTATTTGAATGTACAGTGGTGATAACAGGGGAAACAGATGTCATTTCAGATGGGATGGAGACCTGTACCGTTTCAAATGGCGATCCGCTGCTTACTCAAGTGACCGGAACCGGGTGCTTATTATCATCGGTTCTTGGTGCATTCCTTGCTGTTGATGGTGATATAGTCCGAACCGCTGCTGCAGGTGTTTCTCTTTATGGGATTGCGGCAGAGAAAGCAGCCGGAAAATGTGCTCGGAATGAACCCGGACGTTTTCAAATGGAATTTTTAAATGAACTGGCTAAACTTACAGAGAGTGATAAATCCGTAGCAAAAATAAAGCAATTGACAGAGGAGGGGCACCATGACCGTATCTAA
- the thiE gene encoding thiamine phosphate synthase — MNYHKIKEYLSLYFIMGSVNCRDHNPVNVLKQAIEGGITLFQYREKGEAALKGREKYHLAEELQKICADAKIPFIVNDDVELAIELEADGIHVGQDDEAARFVRGRMKNKILGVSAHTIDEAHQAIYDGADYLGIGPIFPTSSKADAKKAQGPELIKHFRNQEINIPLVGIGGITSANAQEVIETGADGVSVISAIAGAKDIRKATEEFKIKFRS, encoded by the coding sequence ATGAACTACCATAAGATTAAAGAATATCTTTCCTTATATTTTATTATGGGAAGTGTAAATTGTCGGGATCACAACCCCGTCAATGTACTGAAACAGGCGATAGAAGGGGGAATTACACTCTTTCAATACCGTGAAAAGGGGGAAGCAGCCCTTAAAGGCAGGGAAAAATATCATCTGGCTGAAGAACTTCAAAAAATTTGCGCTGATGCAAAAATTCCCTTTATTGTTAATGATGATGTGGAGCTCGCGATTGAATTGGAAGCAGATGGGATTCATGTCGGACAGGATGATGAAGCGGCAAGGTTTGTTCGTGGGAGAATGAAGAATAAAATTTTAGGTGTCTCGGCTCATACCATAGATGAAGCCCACCAGGCCATTTATGACGGGGCTGATTATCTCGGAATAGGCCCAATTTTTCCAACCTCATCCAAAGCCGATGCCAAGAAGGCTCAGGGGCCAGAGTTGATTAAACATTTCCGCAATCAGGAAATAAACATACCACTAGTGGGAATTGGCGGCATAACATCAGCAAATGCGCAAGAAGTTATTGAAACGGGGGCCGATGGTGTATCTGTCATATCAGCTATTGCAGGAGCAAAGGATATCAGAAAGGCAACGGAGGAGTTTAAAATTAAGTTTCGATCGTAA
- the thiD gene encoding bifunctional hydroxymethylpyrimidine kinase/phosphomethylpyrimidine kinase, with amino-acid sequence MTVSKALTIAGSDSGGGAGIQADLKTFQELGVYGMSVLTAVTAQNTLGVQGVYPVSIEGITNQIDAIGQDLGTNAVKTGMLHSREVIEAVSEKIVEHQFPNLVVDPVMVAKGGAKLLQDEAVETLVNRLIPLAAVVTPNLPEAEIITNRKIHSLDDKKEAARQIIESGATSVVMKGGHEETAEVTDLFYDGDTFLELTSPRINTRHTHGTGCTFSSAIAAELARGNALNQAVIQAKSFIRAAIEYPLDIGAGHGPTNHWAYKQQIRGVQP; translated from the coding sequence ATGACCGTATCTAAAGCCTTAACCATTGCGGGTTCTGATAGTGGAGGGGGAGCTGGTATACAGGCTGACTTGAAAACATTCCAGGAACTTGGTGTATATGGAATGTCTGTATTAACGGCTGTAACCGCTCAAAATACGTTAGGAGTACAGGGAGTTTATCCGGTTTCCATTGAAGGAATAACCAATCAAATTGATGCTATTGGTCAGGATCTTGGGACGAATGCTGTAAAAACAGGAATGCTTCATTCAAGAGAAGTAATTGAAGCGGTGAGTGAAAAAATAGTGGAGCATCAATTCCCGAACCTTGTTGTTGACCCAGTGATGGTGGCTAAAGGCGGTGCAAAGCTGTTACAGGACGAAGCTGTGGAGACATTGGTCAATAGGCTGATACCTTTAGCTGCTGTTGTTACACCAAATTTGCCGGAAGCGGAAATTATTACCAACCGTAAAATTCATTCATTGGATGACAAAAAGGAAGCAGCCAGACAAATCATAGAATCAGGGGCCACATCGGTTGTGATGAAGGGTGGTCATGAAGAGACTGCTGAAGTTACCGATTTATTTTATGATGGGGATACCTTTTTGGAGCTTACCTCCCCGAGAATCAATACCCGGCATACCCACGGAACCGGATGCACGTTCTCATCCGCTATAGCAGCAGAGCTTGCCAGGGGAAATGCTTTAAACCAAGCAGTCATTCAGGCAAAATCATTTATTCGTGCAGCCATCGAATATCCTTTAGACATCGGAGCGGGTCACGGTCCGACCAATCATTGGGCCTATAAGCAGCAGATTAGAGGTGTGCAGCCATGA